The genomic DNA gcatgcatgtagagttttttggtaatatttttttctttctataacgAAATATTATTACATTCTTTGGTCTTCTTATGCAGCATTAGCAATTCTATGTTATAGTGCAGTGCAAATAGTTGActatttgaagagaaaatgatgcACCGACCTGCCCAGCCCCAATGAGGGACAACAAGGCCCACGTAGTTTGGACTAAATTTGCACGATTGCCTTCTATATTCGTCCAAACCTGTTTCATAAAGAAACAAACTTgagttctttcttttcattctccaatttttttatttttattttttcatatggCTTGGTAGTATACATATTTATAATTGGATAAAGATTCTCAACAATCTTGTTGTCTCACTTGTTAGCAATTCGGACTCGCTCTTATAGGACCCATTTGTCGAACAGGTTTTGGGCAACTCGTTTCTTGTTCAGACAAATGAACTCTATAAAAACTGTCTCATATTTGTTGCCTGAGAATCTAAAGTCAAATTGAAACGATATGTTCCATACCTTGTTTTGGCTTGATAGGTAACTTTCTCCCCAACCACCATTAGGTAGCTGCTTTGATAGCAAAAATTCACAAGCTTTGCGCAATGCAAGACAATTTTTGTAGCTTCTTCCACAGGCTGCCAGTGCCCCTACAGCAAACCATGTACCATAGGTGTAGCGAATCCCCCAACAACCATACCTGTAAAAATGATCTTTTATCCTTCAATAATACTTAATATaggttaaaatatttataaattattcatttcctatagagtaatgctatttaatagaaTGTTGACTGTAATAAAACTTGATGATTTAGTATGTAGTGATGAAAATTAGCCTTTATATtagatcttatatatataaaaaagaaaaccaatggcTGCTTTTCACTGTCACCATCATCCCAAGTGTATGGCGACAACTGATTGATGATTGAACTTGATATTAAAGCAAATGTTCTGAGTTTCGAACTTTGTCTCCAAATTTCATATAGAGCTAAATTACCATGATCCATCAAGTTCTTGGACGTCTTCAATGTATTGAATTCCCCTGGAAATGCTACTATCTATCTCNNNNNNNNNNNNNNNNNNNNNNNNNNNNNNNNNNNNNNNNNNNNNNNNNNNNNNNNNNNNNNNNNNNNNNNNNNNNNNNNNNNNNNNNNNNNNNNNNNNNacacgtcagaaaatttgttgacgtgtcaaaatttgacacgtcaaaaaattttcctgacgtgttaaatccaacacgtcagtattttctgacgtgttggatctagcacgtcagtaattcctgacgtgccaaaaatgacacgtcaggaatttcaatttcctgacacccacattcttcacgaccgaaacacgtcaggaaagccccgtcaggaggatttactgacgtgtcagacgacctgacacgtcagtaaacctatgtcaataaaaattgtgttttttgtagtgatgtaagccatttaaagaaaatgaaagctatttaaaatatgtcagtgtgaagagtagcattactcattaaatTGACACGTCTTCAAAATCACGTGAGAATCGTTGCTAATTTAAAgacatgttaatttaatagcaTGGATTGTAGGAAAACTTTGTGAACTTATCTAAATGTGTTGGATTCTAAATAGACATGAATTAGCTGTTGAGGGAAGTCACCATCTTCCATCTGTGAAATGATTAATACTCCTACTCCACGATGAATTGGTGTTGGGTCTATCTCGGCCTAAAGTTGTGAAAACATTCAAAATCAACATATGGGCATGTTTGTATTTCCTAAAAGTTGAATATCTAAGCTTCATACTTTCTTGACTTTATTTGTGTAAATGATCTTAATTTTTCTGTTCatattcatgcatgcatgtagagttttttggtaatattttttctttctataacgAAATATTATTACATTCTTTGGTCTTCTTATGCAGCATTAGCAATTCTATGTTATAGTGCAATGCAAATAGTTGActatttgaagagaaaatgatgcACCGACCTGCCCAGCCCCAATGAGGGACAACAAGGCCCACGCAGTTTGGACTAAATTTGCACGATTGCCTTCTATATTCGTCCAAACCTGTTTCACAAAGAAACAAACTTgagttctttcttttcattctccaatttttttatttttattttttcatatggCTTGGCAGTATACATATTTATAATTGGATAAAGATTCTCAACAATCTTGTTGTCTCACTTGTTAGCAATTCGGACTCGCTCTTATAGGACCCATTTGTCGAACAGGTTTTGGGCAACTCGTTTCTTGTTCGGACAAATGAACTCTATAAAAACTGTCTCATATTTGTTGCCTGAGAATCTAAAGTCAAATTGAAACGATCTGTTCCATACCTTGTTTTGGCTTGATAGGTAACTTTCTCCCCAACCACCATTAGGTAGCTGCTTTGATAGCAAAAATTCACAAGCTTTGCGCAATGCAAGACAATTTTTGTAGCTTCTTCCACAGGCTGCCAGTGCCCCTACAGCAAACCATGTACCATAGGTGTAGCGAATCCCCCAACAACCATACTTGTAAAAATGATCTTTTATCCTTCAATAATACTTAATATaggttaaaatatttataaattattcatttcctatagagtaatgctatttagtagaatGTTGACTGTAATAAAACTTGATGATTTAGTATGTAGTGATGAAAATTAGCCTTTATATtagatcttatatatatataaaagaaaaccaaTGACTGCTTTTCACTGTCACCATCATCCCAAGTGTATGGCGACAACTGATTGATGATTGAACTTGATATTAAAGCAAATGATCTGAGTTTCGAACTTTGTCTCCAAATTTCATATAGAGCTAAATTACCATGATCCATCAAGTTCTTGGACGTCTTCAATGTATTGAATTCCCCTGGAAATGCTACTGTCTATCTCTATCCTCCGGTGCTTGGGATAGAGCTTCCTAAAGAGTACCAGAGCTTGAACTACAGCTGAAGTGCACTCTACGTACCTATAAGGTGCATGACACAACCTTGTTGTTAGGAAGCAAATATGAGCAAAACCTTTGCATATATACGTTGTTGTGTTGAAGATTTCTTACTCTCTCTCAATAACGGTATCTTCAAATAACTCTCTGGGGTTGAACTTCTGAGAAATTAGGtacaaaaaattatgttaaCTAGTGCAGGgtatataaaagaagaagatttttaATTGTTAAGCTTTGAGAAGTTACCTCCAACCAAGCATATGCTCGTCGAGTCTCCCATGCTGGGAAGCCACCATTACTGCTCTGTAGTGGCAATTGAAAGAATTTCAATTATTCATGTGAAGCATTTGGGAAAGCTTAATCATAATGAAGTTTCAAAAGTGAAACCAAACAACATTTTATGTATCCTTAATTTCTAACTGAGTCAAAAATAGAATTTGAAAGGTTGACTTGTTACTTGTAGAGAAAGAATGACATTCACAGCATCATCCCCAACAACCTGAGGCATTTGTGAGAACAGGATTGCAACCTGCAAAAGAGAAGGTTTTGTCAAATGTCAAATTCAGCtttgaaacaaatttttggtaatttattttgatagagTTGAGTGATTACCTTCAGCTCTTCAGCAGTGCTATCAGAGACTTGCCAGCCATGGTCGTGCATGGAAAATGTCCATGCTCCTTTGCTTATGTGGCGATACATAGCTTTGAAGTCCCTAGAAGGGTTTTCTAGAACCTAGAAAATAACATGATTATTATGTTAAAGCACATTATCTTTGGAAAAACAATGTAAGGAGTATATCATGTATATATTTCTGACCTGTGATGCCTTTACAAATTCATGTGCTTTACGAAGGGTTGGCCAATACTCTTCGTTTAGATTACAAGAGAGAATTGCTTGAATAGCAAAACCCGCATCCCACATCTGACACCCGAAACTCTGCATCAAATAAACCAGGCATCATTTATTActacatttcaaaataaaatatttgattttaaatggaCCAAGATTTTGCAGGCTTGACTTTTGGGTAAATGCCTCAATATGTTTCTGGAtgtgataattaattggtttgttcttgttccacataggagcatgttagaatattttattttctgatttattctcttcttttgtcTAGATGAAAGGCAAGGGGTGATAATATATAGAACCTGAATTTTTAAGCCATCTTTAGCAACCCAATAATTGTCTGGAATCCTGCCTAGATGAAGCTTGTATGCCTCCCCATTTGGATCTTTAGCCCAACAGGCAATCAAACATAGTAcctgtaataaaaataaccttGAAAATCCAGTTCATTGATGAAAATATCAAatacttaatttgatatatatatatatatatatattgtatctgcAACCCTAGCACACTAATTCTTAACCTTTTCAACGCTTCCAATGCAAAGGTATCTGCTGTTCTCGTCCTTATAATGCACATGACCAATTGCAGCTTTGAGTGCTTTCTCTCTCATCATCGAAAATGGCCAATAGCTCAGGATAGGCTCGACTACATGGTGAAGAAATCCCCATAGCATATCTTGTATGAGGGGATGCGGATAGTAGAGATCCTCCTAAATTAGCAACATAGGTGAGTTTTATGTATGAATTAACTTCACCAGGAATCTTCACAATTGCTTGTGTAATTTGAATATGTATGGTGATAATGATTTATTGTCTTGGCTGAATGCATTTTTGCAAAAACCTTATGCAGAGGCttctaataaaaaagaaatgcagAAGGATTAAGATTCAACAAACCTTTGCAATTGTATTCCGGGCTTTATTCCAGTTAATTTGATGGTAAGGCTCATTATATAACTCTTGTCTTAGTGATTGAATCAATCCAGTGATTGGACCAACAAACCTCTTCCCATATAAATAAGACATTGGCATGTAAACCAAGCGACAATAGCATAACATTTTGCCTGCATTTCATATAATGAACACCTTGAGTATTAGATACATGCACCAAGGCTAACTCTTTGATACACACAcctttagtatatatatatcttattatgTGCTTTCCAACAAAAAGATGTACGTGAGTGGAAAAAA from Corylus avellana chromosome ca6, CavTom2PMs-1.0 includes the following:
- the LOC132185383 gene encoding lupeol synthase-like, coding for WKLKIAEGGPGLVSLNNFVGRQHWEFDPDAGTPEEFAQVEKAHHDFKNNRFLMKQSADLLMRMQLLKENPCPPIPAPVEVKETEVITEEAVITTMRRALHFYSSIQAHDGHWPAESAGPLFFLQPFAMALYITGGLNAIFSPAHQKEIIRYLYNHQNEDGGWGFHIEGHSTMFGSALSYIALRILGEGPEDGEDGAMARGRKWILDHGGLVAIPLRGKFWVTVLGVYEWSGCNPLPPEFCLLPKIFPMHPGKMLCYCRLVYMPMSYLYGKRFVGPITGLIQSLRQELYNEPYHQINWNKARNTIAKEDLYYPHPLIQDMLWGFLHHVVEPILSYWPFSMMREKALKAAIGHVHYKDENSRYLCIGSVEKVLCLIACWAKDPNGEAYKLHLGRIPDNYWVAKDGLKIQSFGCQMWDAGFAIQAILSCNLNEEYWPTLRKAHEFVKASQVLENPSRDFKAMYRHISKGAWTFSMHDHGWQVSDSTAEELKVAILFSQMPQVVGDDAVNVILSLQSSNGGFPAWETRRAYAWLEKFNPRELFEDTVIEREYVECTSAVVQALVLFRKLYPKHRRIEIDSSISRGIQYIEDVQELDGSWYGCWGIRYTYGTWFAVGALAACGRSYKNCLALRKACEFLLSKQLPNGGWGESYLSSQNKVWTNIEGNRANLVQTTWALLSLIGAGQAEIDPTPIHRGVGVLIISQMEDGDFPQQLIHEITGVIMRNWTLNYSSYRNIFPIWALGEYRRRVLFA